A single Brassica rapa cultivar Chiifu-401-42 chromosome A04, CAAS_Brap_v3.01, whole genome shotgun sequence DNA region contains:
- the LOC103849216 gene encoding CCR4-NOT transcription complex subunit 10 isoform X1: MDSIPSDAARDGSICDEAIVLSVTCALAKDALSYFQSGKFHECIDILIQLNHKKRNDPKVLHNMAIAEYFKNACSNSKKLLEDLNTVKKQSEELAKEPLEAVNPGSNVSVSKDLFDSTVTTLNIAVTWFHLHQYAKCLSILDPLFLNIEPLDETIALQICFLMLDSALACHDAVKFLEVFGHLDKSFGVGFGTHEEIGSTMQLSSNQVSKTSSLLSSSAASDALKSDLAAAESGLCEEGLEYDNVLAEIEAEKRMKPVGHIPANNLLKTIGERSILTVDVKLELQLYKVRFLLLTRNVKLAKREVKHAMNIAQKRDSSMALLLKSQLEYAHGNHRKAIKLLLVSGIQKELRTSGIFNNNLGCIYYQLGKYQAASVLFLNALRNCSSLRKDNPVKLFSLSQDKSLLITYNCGVLYLACGKPLLAAQCFQKASLVFCRQPLLWLRIAECCILALQKGLLEGGNTSSDRSEIRVHVIGKGKWRQLMMEENGFVELGGSAQWPKLSLPLARVCLSNSMYLLNVSLMNESKSDLESPLSVMINDTKEASWSDHGDANTNSELKEAKGGMNQDIIQNSLSAYKDIRRRENHLLKQALLANMAYVELELENPIKALSAANSLLQLPDSSKIYVFLGHIYAAEALCLLNRPGEAGAHLSAYLLGQEDFKLPFAQEDFDPWRMNMSSDCEETSDCSTGNARDSLKPEEARGALFANLAALFATQGHYDQAKPFIQHALTVLPNNVQATITAVYIDLMVGRSQDAVARLKQCTRVSFVPGRLEVRAS, translated from the exons ATGGATTCGATACCATCGGACGCCGCTAGAGATGGGTCAATCTGCGACGAAGCCATCGTTCTATCTGTAACTTGTGCACTCGCTAAAGACGCTCTCTCCTATTTCCAATCTGGCAAATTCCACGAGTGTATCGACATTCTGATTCAGCTCAACCACAAGAAACGGAACGATCCCAAG GTTCTTCACAATATGGCAATTGCAGAGTACTTCAAAAATGCTTGCTCGAATTCCAAGAAACTACTCGAAGATCTTAACACTGTCAAG AAACAGAGTGAAGAACTTGCAAAAGAACCACTGGAAGCTGTAAACCCTGGATCTAACGTCTCTGTGTCAAAGGATCTGTTTGATAGTACTGTCACAACTCTCAACATT GCAGTTACCTGGTTTCATCTGCATCAGTATGCTAAATGTTTATCCATTCTAGATCCTCTGTTTCTAAATATTGAGCCGCTAGACGAG ACTATTGCACTTCAAATCTGCTTCTTGATGCTGGATAGTGCGCTGGCTTGTCATGATGCTGTgaaatttttg GAGGTGTTTGGCCATCTGGACAAATCTTTTGGTGTTGGTTTTGGAACTCATGAGGAAATTGGAAGCACAATGCAACTTTCTTCAAATCAGGTGTCAAAAACATCTTCTCTCCTGAGCAGCTCGGCGGCCTCAGATGCTTTGAAGTCTGATTTAGCAGCTGCTGAAAGTGGTTTGTGTGAGGAAGGTCTAGAGTATGACAATGTTCTAGCGGAAATTGAGGCCGAGAAACGAATGAAGCCAGTTGGCCATATTCCAGCAAACAATCTTCTCAAGACAATAGGAGAAAGGTCCATCTTGACTGTTGATGTGAAGCTTGAGTTGCAGCTTTACAAAGTCCGGTTCTTACTTCTTACGAGAAACGTAAAACTGGCTAAGCGTGAAGTTAAACATGCGATGAACATTGCTCAAAAAAGGGACTCCTCTATGGCTCTCCTCTTGAAATCTCAGCTTGAGTATGCTCATGGGAATCATCGAAAGGCTATAAAGCTCTTGTTGGTCTCCGGTATTCAAAAAGAATTGAGGACTTCAGGAATCTTCAACAACAACCTTGGTTGCATATACTATCAGCTTGGAAAGTATCAAGCCGCCTCTGTGTTATTTTTGAATGCTCTAAGGAATTGTTCATCACTAAGAAAGGATAATCCCGTGAAGTTGTTTTCTCTCTCACAGGATAAGTCTCTGTTGATCACTTACAACTGCGGTGTGCTTTATTTAGCTTGTGGAAAGCCTCTACTTGCTGCTCAATGCTTCCAGAAGGCAAGCCTAGTTTTCTGCAGACAGCCTCTCCTCTGGCTCCGTATAGCTGAATGCTGTATACTGGCTTTACAAAAGGGTCTTTTGGAAGGGGGAAACACTTCTTCGGATAGATCGGAAATCAGAGTCCATGTGATTGGGaaagggaaatggagacaacttATGATGGAAGAGAATGGATTCGTGGAACTTGGTGGCAGTGCCCAATGGCCAAAGCTTTCACTGCCACTAGCACGGGTGTGTCTCTCTAATAGCATGTATTTGCTCAATGTGTCTCTCATGAATGAATCTAAATCAGATCTTGAGTCACCACTATCCGTGATGATAAATGACACCAAGGAGGCATCATGGTCTGACCATGGCGATGCTAATACCAACTCAGAATTGAAGGAGGCAAAAGGAGGAATGAACCAGGACATAATTCAAAACTCCCTCTCCGCTTACAAGGATATCCGTAGAAGAGAGAATCATTTGCTCAAACAAGCTCTTCTTGCCAATATGGCTTACGTTGAATTGGAGTTGGAGAATCCTATCAAAGCCTTGTCAGCTGCTAATTCACTCCTGCAACTTCCAGATTCTTCAAAGATATATGTTTTCTTAGGCCATATTTACGCAGCGGAGGCTCTCTGCTTGCTCAACAGACCCGGTGAAGCTGGTGCGCATTTATCTGCCTATCTACTCGGACAGGAAGATTTTAAACTGCCATTTGCGCAAGAAGACTTTGACCCGTGGCGGATGAACATGAGTTCCGACTGTGAGGAGACATCGGATTGTTCCACAGGAAATGCCCGGGATTCACTCAAGCCAGAAGAAGCTCGTGGAGCACTTTTTGCAAACCTTGCCGCCCTCTTTGCAACACAAGGGCATTATGACCAGGCCAAACCTTTCATTCAACACGCTTTAACTGTCCTACCGAACAATGTACAAGCTACGATTACAGCGGTCTACATCGATCTCATGGTGGGTAGGTCACAAGATGCCGTTGCTCGGTTAAAACAGTGTACCCGTGTGAGCTTTGTCCCTGGCAGATTGGAAGTGAGAGCCTCGTAA
- the LOC103849216 gene encoding CCR4-NOT transcription complex subunit 10 isoform X2 has translation MDSIPSDAARDGSICDEAIVLSVTCALAKDALSYFQSGKFHECIDILIQLNHKKRNDPKVLHNMAIAEYFKNACSNSKKLLEDLNTVKSEELAKEPLEAVNPGSNVSVSKDLFDSTVTTLNIAVTWFHLHQYAKCLSILDPLFLNIEPLDETIALQICFLMLDSALACHDAVKFLEVFGHLDKSFGVGFGTHEEIGSTMQLSSNQVSKTSSLLSSSAASDALKSDLAAAESGLCEEGLEYDNVLAEIEAEKRMKPVGHIPANNLLKTIGERSILTVDVKLELQLYKVRFLLLTRNVKLAKREVKHAMNIAQKRDSSMALLLKSQLEYAHGNHRKAIKLLLVSGIQKELRTSGIFNNNLGCIYYQLGKYQAASVLFLNALRNCSSLRKDNPVKLFSLSQDKSLLITYNCGVLYLACGKPLLAAQCFQKASLVFCRQPLLWLRIAECCILALQKGLLEGGNTSSDRSEIRVHVIGKGKWRQLMMEENGFVELGGSAQWPKLSLPLARVCLSNSMYLLNVSLMNESKSDLESPLSVMINDTKEASWSDHGDANTNSELKEAKGGMNQDIIQNSLSAYKDIRRRENHLLKQALLANMAYVELELENPIKALSAANSLLQLPDSSKIYVFLGHIYAAEALCLLNRPGEAGAHLSAYLLGQEDFKLPFAQEDFDPWRMNMSSDCEETSDCSTGNARDSLKPEEARGALFANLAALFATQGHYDQAKPFIQHALTVLPNNVQATITAVYIDLMVGRSQDAVARLKQCTRVSFVPGRLEVRAS, from the exons ATGGATTCGATACCATCGGACGCCGCTAGAGATGGGTCAATCTGCGACGAAGCCATCGTTCTATCTGTAACTTGTGCACTCGCTAAAGACGCTCTCTCCTATTTCCAATCTGGCAAATTCCACGAGTGTATCGACATTCTGATTCAGCTCAACCACAAGAAACGGAACGATCCCAAG GTTCTTCACAATATGGCAATTGCAGAGTACTTCAAAAATGCTTGCTCGAATTCCAAGAAACTACTCGAAGATCTTAACACTGTCAAG AGTGAAGAACTTGCAAAAGAACCACTGGAAGCTGTAAACCCTGGATCTAACGTCTCTGTGTCAAAGGATCTGTTTGATAGTACTGTCACAACTCTCAACATT GCAGTTACCTGGTTTCATCTGCATCAGTATGCTAAATGTTTATCCATTCTAGATCCTCTGTTTCTAAATATTGAGCCGCTAGACGAG ACTATTGCACTTCAAATCTGCTTCTTGATGCTGGATAGTGCGCTGGCTTGTCATGATGCTGTgaaatttttg GAGGTGTTTGGCCATCTGGACAAATCTTTTGGTGTTGGTTTTGGAACTCATGAGGAAATTGGAAGCACAATGCAACTTTCTTCAAATCAGGTGTCAAAAACATCTTCTCTCCTGAGCAGCTCGGCGGCCTCAGATGCTTTGAAGTCTGATTTAGCAGCTGCTGAAAGTGGTTTGTGTGAGGAAGGTCTAGAGTATGACAATGTTCTAGCGGAAATTGAGGCCGAGAAACGAATGAAGCCAGTTGGCCATATTCCAGCAAACAATCTTCTCAAGACAATAGGAGAAAGGTCCATCTTGACTGTTGATGTGAAGCTTGAGTTGCAGCTTTACAAAGTCCGGTTCTTACTTCTTACGAGAAACGTAAAACTGGCTAAGCGTGAAGTTAAACATGCGATGAACATTGCTCAAAAAAGGGACTCCTCTATGGCTCTCCTCTTGAAATCTCAGCTTGAGTATGCTCATGGGAATCATCGAAAGGCTATAAAGCTCTTGTTGGTCTCCGGTATTCAAAAAGAATTGAGGACTTCAGGAATCTTCAACAACAACCTTGGTTGCATATACTATCAGCTTGGAAAGTATCAAGCCGCCTCTGTGTTATTTTTGAATGCTCTAAGGAATTGTTCATCACTAAGAAAGGATAATCCCGTGAAGTTGTTTTCTCTCTCACAGGATAAGTCTCTGTTGATCACTTACAACTGCGGTGTGCTTTATTTAGCTTGTGGAAAGCCTCTACTTGCTGCTCAATGCTTCCAGAAGGCAAGCCTAGTTTTCTGCAGACAGCCTCTCCTCTGGCTCCGTATAGCTGAATGCTGTATACTGGCTTTACAAAAGGGTCTTTTGGAAGGGGGAAACACTTCTTCGGATAGATCGGAAATCAGAGTCCATGTGATTGGGaaagggaaatggagacaacttATGATGGAAGAGAATGGATTCGTGGAACTTGGTGGCAGTGCCCAATGGCCAAAGCTTTCACTGCCACTAGCACGGGTGTGTCTCTCTAATAGCATGTATTTGCTCAATGTGTCTCTCATGAATGAATCTAAATCAGATCTTGAGTCACCACTATCCGTGATGATAAATGACACCAAGGAGGCATCATGGTCTGACCATGGCGATGCTAATACCAACTCAGAATTGAAGGAGGCAAAAGGAGGAATGAACCAGGACATAATTCAAAACTCCCTCTCCGCTTACAAGGATATCCGTAGAAGAGAGAATCATTTGCTCAAACAAGCTCTTCTTGCCAATATGGCTTACGTTGAATTGGAGTTGGAGAATCCTATCAAAGCCTTGTCAGCTGCTAATTCACTCCTGCAACTTCCAGATTCTTCAAAGATATATGTTTTCTTAGGCCATATTTACGCAGCGGAGGCTCTCTGCTTGCTCAACAGACCCGGTGAAGCTGGTGCGCATTTATCTGCCTATCTACTCGGACAGGAAGATTTTAAACTGCCATTTGCGCAAGAAGACTTTGACCCGTGGCGGATGAACATGAGTTCCGACTGTGAGGAGACATCGGATTGTTCCACAGGAAATGCCCGGGATTCACTCAAGCCAGAAGAAGCTCGTGGAGCACTTTTTGCAAACCTTGCCGCCCTCTTTGCAACACAAGGGCATTATGACCAGGCCAAACCTTTCATTCAACACGCTTTAACTGTCCTACCGAACAATGTACAAGCTACGATTACAGCGGTCTACATCGATCTCATGGTGGGTAGGTCACAAGATGCCGTTGCTCGGTTAAAACAGTGTACCCGTGTGAGCTTTGTCCCTGGCAGATTGGAAGTGAGAGCCTCGTAA